The Chengkuizengella sediminis genome contains the following window.
ATTGAAGGAATAAAAGAAACTCAAAGTTGTAAAATTCCAGAAAAGCTAGGTTGCAGAATAGATGAAAATGATACTTATATAACGAAGCAGAATGGGTTATCTGATGTTTCTGGTTTATATATTATTGGAGATGCAAAAAATTTATTTTCTGGATTAATCAAATCAGCAAGTGAAGGATATTGTGCAGGAGTATCCATAAATAGAGAAATCATAAAGGAAAATTGGTAATTAGAGTGAAAAGTGGGCAGGACGCTCTGACTTTTTAAATTAAAGGTTTTTTGAAAAAGTTTGCAATACAATGCAATACAAATGTCTATTTTCTAATTTTATCCTCTCTTTGCCTATACAAGTATAACCTTTTTTGAATAAGATAAATTATCCGAATCGAAAGGAGGTAGTACATTGGCAGGTTTTAAGAAAGGTCCAGATGTAATATGTGATTTTAGAGATGTAGGCGTAACACTAACAAATCTAGACCAAGTTATTCTTGAAGTTAAAGTATGTGTGAGGGATCCAAAGAAAGATGTGAAACTTGATTGGTCAGTATGTGAATTTTTAACAGGAACAGATAGTAACATTTTGGGAATTCCCCCAATAAACCCTACTGCTACTGTTAGATATAATCTTTGCAGAGATGGAGACCCTATCGCATCACAAATAACTTCAGCACTTGAAATACGTTATTTTGATATTTTAGGAGGAATAGGTCAGAGTATGACTTTTAATCAAAATTCTCAACCGAACTTTACATTTTGTGATACTCCACCTAAGCTAGGTGTTGTTTGTTATCAGCTTAAAGCTAGAATTGAACCTACCCCTGACCCAAGCCAACAAACGTCTAGGAGCACTGTAGCAGATCGATCATTGGCTGCGGTTTGTATTGATAGGAAACCAGAAGTAAAATCGACAGAAAAAAAGAAGTGAATTGAACATTGGGTTAGATGCAGATTAACTCCGGAAGGGGTTAATCTGCTTCATAAATAAATATATTCATTAAATGTATTTCAGAGTATCTCCATAGAGATGTAAAAATTTTTTACGTAGTTGATGAAATTCCCGAAAATCCTGATTGTTAGTTCCTCTTTTTCCAATAAAGTGGAGCACCCAAGGCATAGGTTGACGTGGAATGACTACATTTAATCCTTGTTTAATAAATCTTATACATTGAGATGTATCGTAAAAGTGAAATCCTTTGATTCGCTCATCCCATTCAATATCATATTGAGTCACGACGACTAAACCGTCAACTGCATGTACATCAACATATTGTGATTCAAATTCTTGAAAACAAAGATAGTTATAACTTTGTCTATACTCAATTACTTTTCCATAACATTCTTTACCTTCCCACCAAACACCTGAGGGTGGTAATTGCTTTACACCAGCTACTCCAAGCATACCATTTTGTTCATCCTCTGAAAAAACCTTTAAGAAATTAGGGATGAAAGTTTTATTTAAAATGAAACAATCTTGATGGATATACACTTTATATTTCGCTTTACTGTTTTTCATAGCTTTGTTATATTCAACAGTTATATTTTCGCAATTATATAATGGAATATGTTCAATCCGGAATCCTGCCGGAACATACAGATGATTAATATGATTTTTACACTCATTATAATGGTTTTCGTTATTGACACAACAAATAAATGCTATAGTTTGCTCATTCATATTTTCACCCTTATCATAATTTTCATCCTAATTACCATTTATTGCTAATCAAGTTTGAAACTAACTTCTTTTACTTTAATCGTTATAAACAATAATTAATATATATTTCATAATTATAAAAAAAGAATAATTGATCAATCCTTTTTATAAAAATTAAATTCTTTTGTGCTAAAAGATTATTAAACAATGTGTACTTGGTCAAAAAACTAACACTTTGAACAATTTATCAAGATTAAAGGAGTTAGAATTATAATGAAATTTACAAACAGAAAAAGAAAATACTTTAAGCGTGATTCATATCATCCTATAAACGAGAAAATTAATAAAAAGAATATCATTATTTTATTTGTAAAATCTGGAAAAAGCACCCCTTATGATACATTAGAGGCATCAGTCATTAAGTCATTTAAAAAAGAAATACAACATTTCCATACCGTTTCACCAAATCAACATATTCATAAAGTAGCTAGTGAAATCAACCCTCACCTTATTATATTTTTTGACGGTTGGAACGTACCAACAACTAAAGTGATTTTATTAAAAACATTAGGTTTTAAGACAGCTATATGGTTTTTAGATGATCCATATTACACAGATTTCACAAAAACGTTGGCACCAAATTATGATTATGTGTTTACAGTTGAAAAAGAGTGTATAGATTTTTATAAGTCATTAGGTTGCGAAAATGTATATTTTCTTCCTCTAGCTGTAGATCATGATATATTTAATCAAAAAAAAGATTTGGAATCTAAATACAACACGAATATTCTGTTTGTGGGGCACGCACATCCTGATAGACTACAATTTCTTAAGTCAATTGATGATGAATTATTTAAGAGAAATATTCGGATTATAGGACCGAATTGGAATCAACTTAAAAATTCTTCACTTCGTGACTGCATATTAATAAACGATAGAATATCTTATGAGGAAACAGCTAGATACTATAATGGGACAAAAATAGTTATAAATATGCATCGCTCTATTGAGAATCCAGAAATAAATAGTAATACAATTAAAATTCCAGCACTATCTCTGAATCCAAGAACATTTGAAATATCTGCTTGTGGAGCTTTCCAACTAACTGATTATCGTGAAGAGTTAAAAAATATTTATATACCAGGTAAGGATATTGCTACTTATACTTCACCTAGTGATTTGATAAAAAAAATTGATTATTATTTATCTCATCCGGTTAAAAGACAAAGAATGGCAAGAAAAGCTATGCAAATAACATTAAAAAGTGAAACTTTTTTAAATAGAATTAATCAATTGTTACAGAATGTATTCACAAGTATTAATGAAAAAAATAAATAGAGTATTAGATTGTATATATTGGATCTTTTCACAAAATACAATATATACATATAAATTATATTGGAGGAAATGAATAAGATGAAATGGAACTATTATTCACCTACATTTTTAATAGAAAAATATGTATCCTCTAGTATATCGACATATAATGATCATAAGAAATTTTCTTATGATTTAGTAAGAAATATAAAACCAAAATTAGTAGTTGAACTAGGTACTCAATGGGGAGTGTCCCATTTTAGTTTTTGTCAGGCTGTAAAAGATGATAAAATTCCTGCGAAGTGTGTTGCTGTCGACCATTGGAAAGGAGACCCTCATACAGGTAAATATAAAGAAAATATATATCAAAAAGTTAAGAAAATTTCTGATATTGAATTCCCTAAAATATCTACTCTAATGAGGACAACATTTAATGAGGCAGTAAACAGTTTTGAAGATAATACAATTGATATTTTACTTATAGACGGTTATCACACTTTTGAGAGTGTTAAACATGATTATGTAACTTGGTTTCCAAAGTTATCAATAAATAGTATTGTTTTATTCCATGATATTGCTGTAAAAAAAGATGACTTTGGTGTTTATAAATTATGGGAGATGTTGAAGAAACATTATCCTTTCATTGAATTTGATCACTCATTTGGTTTGGGTGTTTTATTTCCCAAAGGATGCGATGATCAGTTTATTATCAATCAGCAAGATGAATTTAAGAAAGTGTATGAAAAATAAAGTTTAAAATGAGAGAGAACTTGAAGAATTGGAAAAACTCTCTTTGACAGTGACTTCCTAACGAATTTTTAATTCCGATAAAAATTCCATTAATGCATCCTTCCAATGTCTCATTTTATCAAAACCATTTAATATTAAAGCACGATCACTTAAAACAGAGTAAGAGGGTCGAGGGGTATCATTTTCAAAGGAATCAGATAATATTTTTTTTAAATTCACTATTATCTTTTTCTTCTTAAATATTAAATCTGCAAACTCATACCATGAACAACTGCCAGCATTTGAAATATGATAAATACCGTATTTGTCTGTATGTATTAATTGACCAATTCGTTCAGATAAATCTACCGTATAGGTTGGGCATCCTATTTGATCAGATATGACGGAGAGCGAGTCCTTTTCTGTTGCTAATGTAAGCATGGTTTTAACAAAATTATGACCATGTTTTCCATATAACCATGAGGTTCTGACAATATAAAACTTGGAGTGTAATTCACGTACAAACTGTTCACCTGCTAGTTTTGATTTTCCATATTGATTTAATGGATTAGTCTGGTCAAATTCTGTATACGGAGAGGATGCACTTCCATCAAATACATAGTCAGTACTTACATAAACAAGTTTTGCTCTTATTTGTTCAGACGCAGTTGCAACATTTCTTGTTCCATAGCTGTTTATTAAAAAGGCTTGATTTGGTTCTTTTTCTGCAAAATTAACGTTTGTATAAGCCGCACAATGAATGACAATATCAGGATGTATTTCTTTCATTTTAATTAATACTCGATCTATGTCAGTGATATCTAGTTCCTTTCTGCCAAAAGCAAACACTTTTTCTCCATTTTTTTTAAGTCTTTGCACCATATCTCTTCCCAATTGTCCGTCTGCTCCTGTTACTAGTACTTTAAGATGTTTCAAGTGATTTCCCCCTATCTACTAAATTCACTTAAAGTTTTTTTCACCACCAATTTCTATTTTTGACGTACCACTTAATTGTATCTGTGATTCCTTTTTCGAAGGGAATGTTTGGCTTCCAATTTAGTTGTTTTGAAATTTTCATCGCATCAATGGCATAACGACGATCGTGCCCCAACCTATCTTGTACAAATGTAATTAATTTTTTCGATTTACCAAGTTTCTCAATAATCGATTCAGCAATTTCAAGGTTGTTTCGCTCGTTATGACTACCAATATTATAGATTTCTCCAGTTTTTCCTTTGTGAATGACAAGATCAATTGCAGCACAGTGATCGGTTACATGAATCCAATCTCTTACATTTGTTCCATCTCCGTATATAGGGAGCTCCTTTTCTTCTAATGCGTTTAAAATTAGTAGTGGAATTAGTTTTTCTGGAAATTGATAGGGACCGTAATTGTTAGAACAACGCGTTATATTTACATTTATGTCATAAGTTTCGTGGTAGGCAAGCACTAGATGATCTGAACTTGCTTTGGTTGCTGAATATGGATTCTTGGGGGATAGAGGAGTAGTTTCTCTGAAGTAACCACTAGCACCTAAATCACCGTATACTTCATCTGTAGAAATTTGAATGAATTTTTGTATATTGTTTTCTAATGCTACTTCTAAAAGAGTTTGAGTTCCCAATACATTCGTTTTCACAAAAATAGATGAATCATGAATGCTTCTGTCTACATGGGTTTCAGCTGCAAAGTTTACTATGGTATCAATTTTATTGTTTTTCACAATATGGGTAATCAAGTCTTTATTTTCGATGTTCCCTTGTATAAAAGTATAATAGGGATGATGTTCAAATGTTGCTACATTAGATAGATTACTAGCATAGGTTAATCTATCTACATTCACTACATGGTAATCGTCATATTTATTGAGTATATAATGTATAAAATGGCTGCCAATGAACCCCGCACCACCAGTAATTAATAAATTCATTATGATTTCTCCCAACAAAAATTATTTTCAGTTTCTTTTAAGAAGGGGTGTTTTTCATCTTTCTTAGATAAAATTGGATTAGTAACAGGCCACTCAATTTCAATGTCGGGGTCATTCCAAGCAATACCTCTGTCATTTTGTGGGGAATATCCTTCATCCACCTTGTATAATAAATTTGTGTTGGTAGTTAATGTACAAAAACCATGTGCAAATCCTTTAGGAATGAACAATTGTCGCTTATTATGTTCACTTAATATGACACCAATCCATTGGGAAAATGTAGGCGAACCTCTTCTAATATCAACAACAACGTCCAGTACAACCCCTGTAGCTACACGTACTAGTTTTGTCTGTGAGCTAGGATTTAGTTGATAATGCAACCCACGAATAACTCCTACTTCTCTTGAAAAGGAATGATTATCTTGGACGAAATTAGATGATAAACCAGCTTTAAGAAAAATATCTTTTTGATAACTTTCCATAAAAAAACCACGATGATCTTCAAATAATTGTGGTTCAATTATGAATACTCCCGGTAGTTTTGTTTTTATGAAATTCACATAATTCCTCCCAGTAGCAGGCTCATTTTTTATATCAAAACAAAAGGTCCCCGATAGGTGATTTTTCAATTGTTAACAATGTCAATCAGATATTCACTATAACTGTTGGTTTTCATAGACTTTGCTAACTTAAGTAATTGCTCTGTAGTTATATAACCTTTTCGATATGCAATTTCTTCAATACATGCTATCTTTAAATTTTGTCTACTTTCAATGGTTCTTACAAAATTCGATGCTTCTTGCAAGGCATCATGGGTCCCAGTATCGATCCATGTAAATCCTCTCCCTAACAGTTCAACGTGTAATTCATTCGAATCTAAATAAACCTTGTTTACATCTGTGATTTCAAGTTCCCCTCTTGAAGAAGGGGAAATATGTTCTACAATATCTATTACTTTATTGTCATAGAAATATAATCCTGTAACTGCGTATTTTGATTTTGGTAGATATGGCTTTTCTTCAATTGAAATAACTTGTTTATGGTTGTCTAACTCTATAACTCCAAACCGTTTAGGATCTTTTACAGGATAACCTAATATCGTTGCTCCCGAATTTTGAGTTGTTAATCGTTCAAGTAAATTTATGAATTGATGACCAAAAAAAACATTATCCCCAAGTATTAAGGACACATGATCTTCACCGATAAAATTTTTACCGATCTTAAATGCTTCAGCTATTCCTTTTGGTTCGGTTTGTACTTCATAGGATAAGTCTAATCCTAAATCTTTTCCATCTTTCAGTAGTTGTTTAAACCTGGGTGTATCATGAGGAGTAGAGATGATCAATATTTCTCTAATGTCTGCTAACATCAATACAGATAATGGATAATAAATCATAGGTTTATCATAAATAGGAAGTAATTGTTTTGAGAGAACTTTTGTTAACGGATATAGTCTAGTACCACTCCCACCAGCTAAAATAATCCCCTTCATTTGAAATCCTCCTATGCTGATCTATCTTTAATCTTACAACTTAACCAATGGTTCACTTTATAGAAATTATAATTCAAAGATTATTTTCAATGATTTTTCTATATTGAATAATTTATGTTTTAAAAAAGGAATGTGTTCCTTTATTCAATCTTCAAGATCCACTATTTTCCTAACCTTAATCATATATTGATAAGTGATGATATCATTATATAATTCACTGGTATTTAAACCGTACTTTTGCCCCAATTCTACTAATTCACCTATAAACTCTTTGCCGTTATCTGAAACTTCTTTTTTAATGGGTAGGATAATGGGTAGGATATTCTCAATTATCATTTCTAGAGGGAATAGGGTAGGTATGGTTAACTTTGTAAAAAATCTTAAATGTTCCTTATTAAGGGTACCAAAATTTTTATATGAAAAACTTCCATGTAACAGTTCTGTCAGCACTTCAAGATTATTTACATTAGGAATTAAAATTATCAAGTAGCCATCTTTATGTAGCAAACCAGATAATTGTTTCACTACAGTCCAAGGGTCTTTCAGTTTTTGTAAAATATCGTTACAAATTATACAATCAAATAATCCTAGTTTATTTTTTGATATCTCCATTGTTTCAATGTCACCATGAAAGGCTTGATTCAAATGCTTTTGTGCAAAAGAAAATACATGTTCTTTCTTTTCTATGCCTACTACTTTACACTCGATTTGATTAGTTAGTTCCATCGCCAAAGCACCCATTCCACAATTAATGTCTAAAACACGTGAAATAGGTCTAGGAATTATTGATATCAGGTCTAATGGAGGATGTAAATATCGATGAACATCAAATCCCCACTTTTTATCAAAAATCGCTTTATTTTTTATCATTAAATTAGGATAATTAATTTTTGATGACTTAAACGTAATCCTACCAAAATGATGAATAAAGGAATCTTGCACTATCCTTATTTCATAACCTTTGTTCAAAGCTCGTAAGCATAAATCATCATCCTCGAAATTACCTATACCAAATGATTCATCAAATAGTCCGATTTCATTTAATACTTCTTTTTTACAGGCAAGAGCAAACCCTACAAGTCTTAATACTCTTTTACTACTTTGACTATGTTTAGAACAATACTGTTTAGAGAAATCAGTAAGGCCTTCTAATGTTTCTTGATTATAGTCTACTTGAATTTTCTGTAAGCCATTTACATTATCATTATTTGTTACAGGGCCTGTGATAGCCATTTTCTTACTTGAAAATAAGGTGCTGATTAAGGGTTCCAGCCA
Protein-coding sequences here:
- a CDS encoding glycosyltransferase family protein; amino-acid sequence: MNEQTIAFICCVNNENHYNECKNHINHLYVPAGFRIEHIPLYNCENITVEYNKAMKNSKAKYKVYIHQDCFILNKTFIPNFLKVFSEDEQNGMLGVAGVKQLPPSGVWWEGKECYGKVIEYRQSYNYLCFQEFESQYVDVHAVDGLVVVTQYDIEWDERIKGFHFYDTSQCIRFIKQGLNVVIPRQPMPWVLHFIGKRGTNNQDFREFHQLRKKFLHLYGDTLKYI
- a CDS encoding CgeB family protein — protein: MKFTNRKRKYFKRDSYHPINEKINKKNIIILFVKSGKSTPYDTLEASVIKSFKKEIQHFHTVSPNQHIHKVASEINPHLIIFFDGWNVPTTKVILLKTLGFKTAIWFLDDPYYTDFTKTLAPNYDYVFTVEKECIDFYKSLGCENVYFLPLAVDHDIFNQKKDLESKYNTNILFVGHAHPDRLQFLKSIDDELFKRNIRIIGPNWNQLKNSSLRDCILINDRISYEETARYYNGTKIVINMHRSIENPEINSNTIKIPALSLNPRTFEISACGAFQLTDYREELKNIYIPGKDIATYTSPSDLIKKIDYYLSHPVKRQRMARKAMQITLKSETFLNRINQLLQNVFTSINEKNK
- a CDS encoding class I SAM-dependent methyltransferase; this encodes MKWNYYSPTFLIEKYVSSSISTYNDHKKFSYDLVRNIKPKLVVELGTQWGVSHFSFCQAVKDDKIPAKCVAVDHWKGDPHTGKYKENIYQKVKKISDIEFPKISTLMRTTFNEAVNSFEDNTIDILLIDGYHTFESVKHDYVTWFPKLSINSIVLFHDIAVKKDDFGVYKLWEMLKKHYPFIEFDHSFGLGVLFPKGCDDQFIINQQDEFKKVYEK
- the rfbD gene encoding dTDP-4-dehydrorhamnose reductase, giving the protein MKHLKVLVTGADGQLGRDMVQRLKKNGEKVFAFGRKELDITDIDRVLIKMKEIHPDIVIHCAAYTNVNFAEKEPNQAFLINSYGTRNVATASEQIRAKLVYVSTDYVFDGSASSPYTEFDQTNPLNQYGKSKLAGEQFVRELHSKFYIVRTSWLYGKHGHNFVKTMLTLATEKDSLSVISDQIGCPTYTVDLSERIGQLIHTDKYGIYHISNAGSCSWYEFADLIFKKKKIIVNLKKILSDSFENDTPRPSYSVLSDRALILNGFDKMRHWKDALMEFLSELKIR
- the rfbB gene encoding dTDP-glucose 4,6-dehydratase, translating into MNLLITGGAGFIGSHFIHYILNKYDDYHVVNVDRLTYASNLSNVATFEHHPYYTFIQGNIENKDLITHIVKNNKIDTIVNFAAETHVDRSIHDSSIFVKTNVLGTQTLLEVALENNIQKFIQISTDEVYGDLGASGYFRETTPLSPKNPYSATKASSDHLVLAYHETYDINVNITRCSNNYGPYQFPEKLIPLLILNALEEKELPIYGDGTNVRDWIHVTDHCAAIDLVIHKGKTGEIYNIGSHNERNNLEIAESIIEKLGKSKKLITFVQDRLGHDRRYAIDAMKISKQLNWKPNIPFEKGITDTIKWYVKNRNWW
- the rfbC gene encoding dTDP-4-dehydrorhamnose 3,5-epimerase, whose protein sequence is MNFIKTKLPGVFIIEPQLFEDHRGFFMESYQKDIFLKAGLSSNFVQDNHSFSREVGVIRGLHYQLNPSSQTKLVRVATGVVLDVVVDIRRGSPTFSQWIGVILSEHNKRQLFIPKGFAHGFCTLTTNTNLLYKVDEGYSPQNDRGIAWNDPDIEIEWPVTNPILSKKDEKHPFLKETENNFCWEKS
- the rfbA gene encoding glucose-1-phosphate thymidylyltransferase RfbA, whose translation is MKGIILAGGSGTRLYPLTKVLSKQLLPIYDKPMIYYPLSVLMLADIREILIISTPHDTPRFKQLLKDGKDLGLDLSYEVQTEPKGIAEAFKIGKNFIGEDHVSLILGDNVFFGHQFINLLERLTTQNSGATILGYPVKDPKRFGVIELDNHKQVISIEEKPYLPKSKYAVTGLYFYDNKVIDIVEHISPSSRGELEITDVNKVYLDSNELHVELLGRGFTWIDTGTHDALQEASNFVRTIESRQNLKIACIEEIAYRKGYITTEQLLKLAKSMKTNSYSEYLIDIVNN
- a CDS encoding glycosyltransferase, which translates into the protein MNTSIIVLSHNQLTYTKKCIESIRKYTYSDYELIVVDNSSQDGTVDYLNKQSDLLVILNKENVGFAKGNNQAVKIASGDVIVFLNNDVVVTEGWLEPLISTLFSSKKMAITGPVTNNDNVNGLQKIQVDYNQETLEGLTDFSKQYCSKHSQSSKRVLRLVGFALACKKEVLNEIGLFDESFGIGNFEDDDLCLRALNKGYEIRIVQDSFIHHFGRITFKSSKINYPNLMIKNKAIFDKKWGFDVHRYLHPPLDLISIIPRPISRVLDINCGMGALAMELTNQIECKVVGIEKKEHVFSFAQKHLNQAFHGDIETMEISKNKLGLFDCIICNDILQKLKDPWTVVKQLSGLLHKDGYLIILIPNVNNLEVLTELLHGSFSYKNFGTLNKEHLRFFTKLTIPTLFPLEMIIENILPIILPIKKEVSDNGKEFIGELVELGQKYGLNTSELYNDIITYQYMIKVRKIVDLED